A genomic window from Cricetulus griseus strain 17A/GY chromosome 4, alternate assembly CriGri-PICRH-1.0, whole genome shotgun sequence includes:
- the LOC100769797 gene encoding DPH3 homolog, whose amino-acid sequence MAVFHDEVEIEDFQYDEDSETYFYPCPCGDNFSTTKEDLENGEDVAMCPSCSLIIKVIYDKDQFMCGETVPAPSTNKELVKC is encoded by the coding sequence ATGGCAGTGTTTCACGACGAGGTGGAGATCGAGGACTTTCAATATGATGAGGACTCGGAGACATATTTCTACCCCTGCCCCTGTGGGGATAACTTCTCCACCACCAAGGAAGATTTGGAGAATGGAGAAGATGTGGCAATGTGTCCTAGCTGCTCTCTCATTATAAAAGTGATTTATGACAAAGATCAGTTTATGTGTGGAGAAACAGTCCCAGCACCTTCAACCAACAAAGAGTTAGTTAAATGCTGA
- the Slc8b1 gene encoding mitochondrial sodium/calcium exchanger protein isoform X1: protein MAGRWLDLRWAPGFLCVPLIMETASGARDPSMKAHEYIQFSAQGVNGTAMADCRAVCGLNTSDRCDFVRMNPDCHSEGGYLDYLEGIFCHFPPNLLPLAITLYVFWLLYLFLILGVTAAKFFCPNLSAISTNLKLSHNVAGVTFLAFGNGAPDIFSALVAFSDPRTAGLAIGALFGAGVLVTTVVAGGITILNPFMAASRPFLRDIAFYMAAVFLTFTALYLRRITLAWALGYLGLYVFYVVTVILCTWVYQRQRSMSLVHSMPETPEILSDSEEDQVSSNTNSYDYGDEYRPLLLGQETTAQILIQALNPLDYRKWRTQSMSCRLLKVAKLPVEFLLLLTVPVVDPDKDDRNWKRPLNCLQLVISPLVLVLTLQSGVYGIYEIGGLLPVWAVVVIVGTALASVTFFATSNREPPRLHWLFAFLGFLTSALWINAAATEVVNILRSLGVVFRLSNTVLGLTLLAWGNSIGDAFSDFTLARQGYPRMAFSACFGGIIFNILVGVGLGCLLQIARNHATEVKLEPDGLLVWVLASALGLSLVFSLVSVPLQCFQLSKTYGLCLLLFYVTFLIVVLLTEFGVIHLKRV from the exons ATGGCAGGCAGATGGCTGGATCTGCGCTGGGCGCCTGGCTTCCTCTGTGTGCCTCTGATAATGGAGACAGCATCTGGGGCCAGAGACCCATCCATGAAGGCCCATGAGTACATCCAGTTTTCAGCCCAAGGTGTCAACGGGACTGCCATGGCAGAT TGCCGAGCCGTGTGTGGCCTGAACACTTCTGACCGCTGCGATTTTGTCAGGATGAATCCCGACTGCCACAGTGAGGGAGGCTACCTGGACTACCTCGAGGGCATCTTCTGCCACTTTCCCCCCAACCTCCTCCCTCTGGCCATCACCCTTTAT GTTTTCTGGCTACTTTACCTCTTTCTGATCCTGGGAGTCACCGCAGCAAAGTT cttctgccCTAACTTGTCAGCCATCTCCACCAATCTCAAGCTCTCCCACAATGTGGCA GGTGTCACCTTCTTGGCCTTTGGGAACGGAGCCCCAGATATCTTCAGCGCCCTAGTGGCTTTCTCAGACCCACGCACTGCTGGCCTGGCCATTGGGGCTCTGTTCG GTGCAGGGGTGCTGGTCACCACTGTAGTggccggaggcatcaccatcctgaaCCCCTTCATGGCTGCCTCCAGGCCTTTCCTCAGGGACATCGCTTTCTACATGGCAGCTGTATTCCTAACTTTCACTGCACTCTATCTCCGGCGGATCACGCTGGCGTGGGCACTGG GTTACCTGGGCCTCTATGTGTTCTATGTGGTCACAGTCATCCTCTGTACTTGGGTCTACCAACGGCAACGTAGCATGTCTCTGGTCCACTCCATGCCTGAGACACCAG AGATACTGTCTGATTCTGAAGAGGATCAGGTGTCTTCCAACACCAACAGCTATGACTATG GAGATGAATACCGGCCTCTGTTGCTGGGTCAGGAGACCACTGCCCAGATCCTGATCCAAGCCCTGAATCCCTTGGACTACAGGAAGTGGAGGACCCAGTCAATGTCCTGTAGGCTCCTGAAGGTGGCCAAG TTGCCTGTGGAGTTCTTGCTGCTGCTCACAGTACCCGTCGTGGATCCTGACAAGGACGATCGGAATTGGAAGCGGCCACTCAACTGTCTGCAGCTGGTCATCAGCCCCCTGGTCCTGGTCCTGACCCTGCAGTCGGGGGTCT ATGGCATCTATGAGATTGGTGgcctccttcctgtctgggctgtggtggtgatCGTGGGCACAGCTCTGGCCTCAGTGACCTTCTTTGCCACATCTAACAGAGAGCCCCCTAGACTTCACTGG CTCTTTGCCTTCTTGGGCTTCCTGACCAGTGCCTTGTGGATCAATGCAGCTGCCACCGAGGTGGTGAACATCTTGAGGTCCCTGGGCGTGGTCTTCCGTCTGAGCAACACTGTACTAGGGCTCACCCTCCTGGCCTGGGGGAACAGCATTGGAG ATGCTTTCTCAGATTTCACGCTGGCCCGCCAGGGCTACCCTCGGATGGCATTCTCTGCCTGTTTCGGTGGCATCATTTTCA ATATCCTGGTGGGTGTCGGGCTAGGTTGCTTGCTGCAGATTGCCCGGAACCACGCCACAGAGGTGAAG CTGGAGCCAGATGGACTGCTGGTGTGGGTGCTGGCCAGCGCCCTGGGACTCAGCCTAGTCTTCTCACTGGTGTCCGTGCCGCTTCAGTGTTTCCAACTCAGCAAGACCTATGGTCTCTGCCTGCTCCTCTTCTACGTCACTTTCCTTATTGTGGTCCTACTCACAGAATTTGGGGTGATTCACTTGAAGAGGGTCTGA
- the Slc8b1 gene encoding mitochondrial sodium/calcium exchanger protein isoform X2 — protein MFSLSPEQQCRAVCGLNTSDRCDFVRMNPDCHSEGGYLDYLEGIFCHFPPNLLPLAITLYVFWLLYLFLILGVTAAKFFCPNLSAISTNLKLSHNVAGVTFLAFGNGAPDIFSALVAFSDPRTAGLAIGALFGAGVLVTTVVAGGITILNPFMAASRPFLRDIAFYMAAVFLTFTALYLRRITLAWALGYLGLYVFYVVTVILCTWVYQRQRSMSLVHSMPETPEILSDSEEDQVSSNTNSYDYGDEYRPLLLGQETTAQILIQALNPLDYRKWRTQSMSCRLLKVAKLPVEFLLLLTVPVVDPDKDDRNWKRPLNCLQLVISPLVLVLTLQSGVYGIYEIGGLLPVWAVVVIVGTALASVTFFATSNREPPRLHWLFAFLGFLTSALWINAAATEVVNILRSLGVVFRLSNTVLGLTLLAWGNSIGDAFSDFTLARQGYPRMAFSACFGGIIFNILVGVGLGCLLQIARNHATEVKLEPDGLLVWVLASALGLSLVFSLVSVPLQCFQLSKTYGLCLLLFYVTFLIVVLLTEFGVIHLKRV, from the exons ATGTTTTCACTGAGTCCTGAACAGCAG TGCCGAGCCGTGTGTGGCCTGAACACTTCTGACCGCTGCGATTTTGTCAGGATGAATCCCGACTGCCACAGTGAGGGAGGCTACCTGGACTACCTCGAGGGCATCTTCTGCCACTTTCCCCCCAACCTCCTCCCTCTGGCCATCACCCTTTAT GTTTTCTGGCTACTTTACCTCTTTCTGATCCTGGGAGTCACCGCAGCAAAGTT cttctgccCTAACTTGTCAGCCATCTCCACCAATCTCAAGCTCTCCCACAATGTGGCA GGTGTCACCTTCTTGGCCTTTGGGAACGGAGCCCCAGATATCTTCAGCGCCCTAGTGGCTTTCTCAGACCCACGCACTGCTGGCCTGGCCATTGGGGCTCTGTTCG GTGCAGGGGTGCTGGTCACCACTGTAGTggccggaggcatcaccatcctgaaCCCCTTCATGGCTGCCTCCAGGCCTTTCCTCAGGGACATCGCTTTCTACATGGCAGCTGTATTCCTAACTTTCACTGCACTCTATCTCCGGCGGATCACGCTGGCGTGGGCACTGG GTTACCTGGGCCTCTATGTGTTCTATGTGGTCACAGTCATCCTCTGTACTTGGGTCTACCAACGGCAACGTAGCATGTCTCTGGTCCACTCCATGCCTGAGACACCAG AGATACTGTCTGATTCTGAAGAGGATCAGGTGTCTTCCAACACCAACAGCTATGACTATG GAGATGAATACCGGCCTCTGTTGCTGGGTCAGGAGACCACTGCCCAGATCCTGATCCAAGCCCTGAATCCCTTGGACTACAGGAAGTGGAGGACCCAGTCAATGTCCTGTAGGCTCCTGAAGGTGGCCAAG TTGCCTGTGGAGTTCTTGCTGCTGCTCACAGTACCCGTCGTGGATCCTGACAAGGACGATCGGAATTGGAAGCGGCCACTCAACTGTCTGCAGCTGGTCATCAGCCCCCTGGTCCTGGTCCTGACCCTGCAGTCGGGGGTCT ATGGCATCTATGAGATTGGTGgcctccttcctgtctgggctgtggtggtgatCGTGGGCACAGCTCTGGCCTCAGTGACCTTCTTTGCCACATCTAACAGAGAGCCCCCTAGACTTCACTGG CTCTTTGCCTTCTTGGGCTTCCTGACCAGTGCCTTGTGGATCAATGCAGCTGCCACCGAGGTGGTGAACATCTTGAGGTCCCTGGGCGTGGTCTTCCGTCTGAGCAACACTGTACTAGGGCTCACCCTCCTGGCCTGGGGGAACAGCATTGGAG ATGCTTTCTCAGATTTCACGCTGGCCCGCCAGGGCTACCCTCGGATGGCATTCTCTGCCTGTTTCGGTGGCATCATTTTCA ATATCCTGGTGGGTGTCGGGCTAGGTTGCTTGCTGCAGATTGCCCGGAACCACGCCACAGAGGTGAAG CTGGAGCCAGATGGACTGCTGGTGTGGGTGCTGGCCAGCGCCCTGGGACTCAGCCTAGTCTTCTCACTGGTGTCCGTGCCGCTTCAGTGTTTCCAACTCAGCAAGACCTATGGTCTCTGCCTGCTCCTCTTCTACGTCACTTTCCTTATTGTGGTCCTACTCACAGAATTTGGGGTGATTCACTTGAAGAGGGTCTGA